The following are encoded together in the Timaviella obliquedivisa GSE-PSE-MK23-08B genome:
- a CDS encoding DUF3143 domain-containing protein: MNLPSANTPLYNHPLPDIEEWLRSKGCQQDSNNLHCWTLRNPGWEAELWLEVDALTVRYFGAAEDGGDIMRTFKYSLSRHDLEAAIFSGP, from the coding sequence ATGAATCTTCCTTCTGCCAATACCCCCCTCTATAATCATCCTCTGCCCGATATTGAAGAGTGGCTGCGCTCTAAAGGCTGTCAGCAAGACTCTAATAACCTTCACTGCTGGACGCTACGAAATCCGGGTTGGGAAGCCGAACTTTGGCTGGAAGTTGATGCCCTCACCGTTCGCTATTTTGGCGCAGCAGAAGATGGGGGAGACATAATGCGCACCTTCAAATATTCCTTGAGTCGCCACGACTTGGAAGCCGCGATTTTCTCAGGCCCTTAA
- a CDS encoding redox protein encodes MFTLIPYQKFRDTPSVRFFDITIANSNARDLVFHEGAAVSPNNSAAGHWQFYLHPNQQDNLLALTGGRTFYLVNFSWKIPFHIVRLKANGDILQIPPGTFHRSVSDQEGSLVLNQAVRTARATVASEFRVYNSGEIPRLWRVTARGAPAPKTHGFEEFGRLRVA; translated from the coding sequence ATGTTTACCCTCATCCCCTACCAAAAGTTTCGAGATACTCCTAGCGTCCGTTTTTTTGATATCACGATCGCCAATTCTAATGCGCGAGATCTAGTGTTTCATGAAGGCGCAGCAGTAAGTCCTAATAACTCCGCTGCGGGTCACTGGCAGTTTTATTTACACCCTAATCAGCAGGATAATCTGTTGGCGTTGACGGGTGGTCGAACTTTTTACCTGGTCAATTTTTCGTGGAAAATCCCGTTTCACATTGTGCGGCTGAAGGCAAATGGAGATATTCTCCAAATTCCTCCGGGCACCTTTCACCGATCTGTTTCTGATCAAGAAGGTTCTTTGGTATTAAATCAAGCGGTGCGGACTGCTCGGGCGACGGTGGCGAGTGAGTTTCGGGTTTATAATAGCGGCGAAATTCCTCGGCTTTGGCGAGTGACGGCTAGGGGTGCTCCGGCTCCAAAGACTCATGGATTTGAGGAGTTTGGGCGGTTGCGGGTTGCTTGA
- a CDS encoding FAD-dependent oxidoreductase: MSAEMEGAVQSQFDVAVIGAGLAGLVCAQALQQQGYRVVVIEKSRGLGGRLATRRLPQAFADHGVRCLQVQGNLSQQLIQTLCAQAVIEPWTMEISEWSPSGISAGLEIQHYASPNGMTAAAKFLSSGLEIYRGQRVQSVTFNQTWELTLEPANVEMMPNLGAKAVVVAIPAPQALLLLEPLAETLEKWVRDDFWAKLRSPTFDACLTAIATYPPTLDLPTWKALTSSQDAEIAWVSFDNSKFPDATHPVLVVQSNAAFAKQHLETDDLQAIGHHLLGRIKELIPDLPTPNLLQVHRWRYAFAQNPLAETCLSAAPLPLVCTGDWCGGKQIESALQSGLAAAGAIAHQLSSASISNSVASFSELLNCINCA, encoded by the coding sequence ATGTCAGCAGAGATGGAAGGAGCAGTGCAGAGCCAGTTTGACGTAGCAGTGATAGGAGCAGGTTTAGCGGGTTTAGTCTGTGCCCAAGCGCTTCAGCAGCAAGGATATCGCGTCGTTGTGATTGAGAAATCACGCGGGCTGGGCGGGCGGTTGGCAACGCGTCGGTTGCCCCAAGCGTTTGCAGATCACGGGGTACGGTGTTTGCAAGTACAGGGGAATCTGTCGCAGCAGTTGATTCAAACGCTATGTGCCCAAGCCGTGATCGAGCCTTGGACAATGGAAATTAGTGAGTGGAGTCCCTCTGGAATATCAGCAGGTTTAGAAATTCAGCACTATGCATCTCCTAACGGCATGACAGCAGCGGCTAAATTTCTATCCAGTGGGCTGGAGATTTATCGAGGACAGCGGGTACAGTCTGTGACGTTTAACCAAACTTGGGAGCTAACGCTGGAACCTGCAAATGTGGAGATGATGCCAAATTTGGGGGCGAAGGCGGTAGTTGTGGCGATTCCGGCACCGCAAGCGCTGCTGCTGTTGGAGCCTTTGGCAGAGACTTTAGAAAAATGGGTGAGAGATGACTTTTGGGCAAAGCTTCGATCGCCTACCTTCGACGCTTGTTTAACGGCGATCGCCACCTATCCTCCGACACTTGACTTGCCTACCTGGAAAGCCCTGACATCCTCGCAAGATGCCGAAATTGCTTGGGTCAGCTTTGACAATAGTAAGTTTCCTGATGCCACCCATCCAGTTTTGGTGGTGCAAAGTAACGCCGCCTTTGCCAAACAGCATCTAGAAACGGATGACTTACAGGCGATCGGGCATCATTTGCTGGGTCGCATCAAGGAACTCATCCCCGATCTGCCGACTCCCAACCTGCTGCAAGTCCATCGTTGGCGCTATGCGTTTGCCCAGAATCCTTTGGCTGAAACCTGCCTTAGTGCAGCGCCATTGCCCTTGGTGTGTACGGGTGATTGGTGTGGCGGCAAGCAGATAGAAAGCGCTTTACAATCGGGGTTAGCAGCCGCAGGGGCGATCGCTCATCAGCTATCTAGCGCGTCTATTTCTAATTCTGTAGCCAGCTTCAGCGAACTCCTGAACTGCATTAACTGCGCTTGA
- a CDS encoding crossover junction endodeoxyribonuclease RuvC, which yields MNVPDDLNHCIILGIDPAIASIGFGAIRGNQALEYGVITTPSKVPTYERLSQIRSDIAELCNLVKPEIVALEMPFFGRENTNASKVLRALGVIELALGDWGITDLIFLHQSQVKSAVAQYGSSKGEVKLAVMHIFGLAKPPSPDDSADGLAIAYAAQCGARANVT from the coding sequence ATGAACGTTCCTGATGATTTGAACCATTGCATTATTTTGGGCATTGACCCAGCGATCGCCAGTATCGGTTTTGGGGCAATTCGAGGCAATCAAGCCTTGGAATATGGCGTGATTACCACCCCCTCGAAAGTGCCCACCTACGAACGTCTTAGTCAAATTCGCAGCGATATTGCCGAACTCTGCAACCTGGTTAAGCCCGAAATTGTTGCCCTAGAAATGCCATTTTTTGGACGCGAGAACACCAATGCCAGCAAGGTTTTACGAGCGCTCGGTGTAATTGAACTGGCATTGGGCGATTGGGGCATTACCGATTTGATCTTTCTCCATCAATCGCAAGTTAAATCGGCTGTGGCGCAGTATGGCTCTAGTAAAGGTGAAGTGAAATTGGCAGTCATGCATATCTTTGGGTTGGCGAAACCGCCTAGCCCCGATGATAGTGCCGATGGATTGGCGATCGCCTACGCTGCCCAATGTGGGGCAAGAGCAAACGTCACTTAA
- a CDS encoding YciI family protein, with product MPWFVKIEKGIVSKPTFDQFVPAHKDYVKNLIANGHQAKTGYWKEFGGGMLLFQATDLAEARAIAAQDPLIKNGCVEYELHEWCIVIE from the coding sequence ATGCCCTGGTTTGTCAAAATTGAAAAAGGCATTGTCAGCAAACCGACTTTTGACCAGTTTGTCCCTGCCCACAAAGACTATGTTAAAAACTTAATTGCGAACGGGCACCAAGCAAAAACCGGATACTGGAAAGAATTCGGCGGCGGAATGCTGTTGTTTCAAGCCACGGACTTAGCAGAAGCCAGGGCGATCGCTGCTCAAGATCCGCTCATTAAAAATGGCTGTGTTGAGTACGAACTACACGAATGGTGCATTGTCATCGAATGA
- a CDS encoding RNA-binding protein: protein MSIRIYVGNLPKEFEREELEAVFAEFDESASTKVITDRKTGKCRGFGFVTVKTDEQADVLIEKFNGFMFKDTELKLEKALPRAKGSEEGAPAAAPAGGGSAKRSKSSNSGNKSRRPATAEPTESESVQPDPRWAQDLEKLKQLLAAQTTNS from the coding sequence ATGTCTATTCGCATATACGTGGGTAACTTGCCCAAAGAGTTTGAGCGTGAGGAATTAGAGGCTGTGTTCGCCGAATTTGACGAATCTGCATCTACTAAGGTGATTACCGATCGCAAAACTGGTAAATGCCGTGGTTTTGGTTTTGTCACCGTCAAAACTGACGAACAAGCTGATGTTCTCATCGAAAAGTTCAATGGCTTTATGTTCAAAGACACCGAACTAAAACTTGAGAAAGCACTCCCTCGAGCTAAAGGTAGCGAAGAAGGTGCCCCCGCAGCAGCTCCTGCGGGCGGCGGTTCAGCCAAGCGCAGCAAATCATCTAATAGCGGCAACAAATCCCGCCGCCCCGCGACTGCCGAGCCTACCGAGTCTGAATCTGTTCAGCCCGATCCTCGCTGGGCACAGGATCTAGAAAAGCTCAAGCAACTGCTAGCCGCTCAAACGACCAATTCTTGA
- a CDS encoding FAD-dependent oxidoreductase, with protein MARTALVDLLRQAYQIYVTSAKTGMPKDEVRDLRLSRRQVLGGMAAIGVRGAGLLPTMTNERASSRTFSDRSSVLIVGAGIAGLTAAYRLQQAGVQADVVEASRRVGGRLRSLRNVAGTPGVVEMGGEFIDTRHTAVQSLATELGLELADLRLADMGLEPEVLFFQGHRISQQQVIEEFSPLAKRIANDLQRLGDPCGNGRADRNISYHDPSQAAVRLDRLSIAEYLATTPMSWAMDQLLKVAYITEFGRDAESQSCLNMLFLIGAEVGQWSTYGVSDERYHVVGGNDQIPQRLAERLHRAVETGTVLESIRAKSAGGYQVSLRQGSTSVERTYEHILVTVPFGVLRHIELAIDLPPVKRRAIAELGYGTSTKLSMPFQERLWRSRYHSTISVYSDLDFQNTWESARYAIGSSGWLTNLRGGTNGITLGEGNVEAQAQKLLSDFEGIFPGISAAQQGKVVRSFWAAEPYSLGSYACYLPGQWTTIGGAEGERVGNIWFAGEHCSPGSQGYMNGACETAETAARGILQDLGVPVGVS; from the coding sequence ATGGCTAGAACGGCGTTGGTTGATCTGTTGCGACAGGCTTATCAGATTTATGTGACTTCGGCAAAGACGGGGATGCCGAAGGATGAAGTCAGGGATCTGAGGCTCTCGCGGCGGCAAGTATTAGGGGGAATGGCAGCGATCGGGGTTAGGGGAGCAGGGCTGCTTCCAACCATGACGAATGAAAGGGCATCTAGTCGCACATTTTCGGATAGATCGAGCGTGCTGATTGTGGGGGCTGGGATAGCAGGGCTAACGGCAGCTTATCGGTTGCAGCAGGCGGGAGTACAGGCAGATGTAGTGGAGGCAAGTCGGCGGGTGGGAGGGCGACTGCGGAGTTTGCGGAATGTGGCAGGCACTCCGGGCGTGGTGGAAATGGGGGGAGAATTTATTGATACTCGTCATACTGCGGTGCAATCGCTGGCAACAGAGTTAGGGCTAGAACTGGCTGATCTGCGCTTGGCAGATATGGGGTTAGAGCCAGAGGTTTTATTTTTTCAGGGACACAGGATCAGCCAGCAGCAGGTGATTGAGGAGTTTTCGCCCTTGGCAAAGCGAATTGCTAATGATTTGCAAAGGTTGGGCGACCCTTGCGGTAACGGCAGAGCCGATCGCAATATTAGCTACCACGATCCGAGTCAGGCAGCAGTGCGGCTCGATCGCCTTTCGATTGCAGAATATTTAGCAACGACACCCATGTCGTGGGCGATGGATCAACTGCTGAAAGTGGCTTACATTACTGAGTTTGGGCGAGATGCAGAGTCACAGTCTTGCTTGAATATGTTGTTTTTGATTGGAGCGGAGGTGGGTCAGTGGAGTACCTACGGAGTTAGCGATGAGCGCTATCACGTGGTGGGCGGCAATGATCAGATTCCGCAGAGACTGGCAGAGCGACTACACAGAGCCGTGGAGACGGGGACGGTACTGGAGTCTATTCGAGCAAAATCAGCGGGTGGTTATCAGGTTAGTTTACGGCAAGGCTCAACGAGTGTGGAACGCACTTATGAACACATTTTGGTAACGGTGCCGTTTGGAGTGCTGCGACATATTGAATTGGCGATCGATTTGCCACCCGTAAAGCGGCGGGCGATCGCTGAGTTAGGCTATGGCACTAGTACAAAGCTGTCTATGCCCTTTCAGGAGCGCCTTTGGCGATCGCGCTATCACTCTACTATTAGCGTTTACAGCGATTTAGATTTTCAAAATACTTGGGAAAGTGCCCGCTATGCGATCGGCTCGTCAGGATGGCTGACCAATTTGAGAGGAGGGACGAATGGAATAACGCTGGGAGAAGGCAATGTTGAGGCGCAGGCACAGAAATTATTAAGTGATTTTGAAGGGATTTTTCCAGGAATTAGCGCGGCACAGCAAGGAAAAGTGGTGCGATCGTTCTGGGCAGCCGAGCCGTATTCGCTAGGTTCTTATGCCTGTTATTTGCCCGGACAATGGACAACGATCGGCGGGGCAGAAGGGGAGCGCGTAGGCAATATTTGGTTTGCTGGAGAACACTGTTCGCCCGGTTCTCAAGGATATATGAATGGCGCTTGTGAAACGGCAGAGACAGCGGCTCGGGGTATCTTGCAGGATTTGGGCGTGCCTGTGGGTGTCTCGTAA
- a CDS encoding chloride channel protein translates to MWIISLPHQIRYLLIGQKKLAIFEACVIGLVSGLAAVLLKHGIGAVGAWRVQTSYLAPAWLVLPGIGLMGGLCSGWLIARFAPEAAGSGIPQVKAMLGNVAIALNLRVAIVKMVSVILAVGSGLNLGRQGPTVQIGAALAAQLSRWIPTSPEYRRQLIAAGAAAGLAAGFNAPIAGVLFVVEEFLQDFSGLTLGTAILASFIGAVVSRLLGGQGLSLSQDIGDRFTSFSLQDVPFFLILGLLAGLLGALFCQGIFASMTFNRHVLKVSLPWKIGLAGLLSGMVVAALPPEFRDNTALQESLSMGNTLWYVTLLAFGVKFFLTMIAAGSGAPGGLFAPSLILGAALGQSVGFMALALEQWVGIPLGFPAGVSPTTTYALAGMGAFFSAVTRGPITAIVIVFEITADFNLVLPLMIGSVVAYLISDRIAPGSIYGRLLAWNGIHITQDSAISDSWAELTAADLMQRRVETLSSHMTLTEAVQAFSSSHHRGFPIVDDGKLIGIITQTDLSDLSRRPAIKDGEITLADIMTPQPVTVNSQDQLTQVLYLLNRFKLSRLPVTEGQKLVGIITRADIIRAEADQLNAENQFGSPSEPSYVVYQTRSPATGSGRMLVPLSNPQTAPMLMKMAMAIASDRNYEVECLQVITIPRGSSPSEAIVRTTSGRRLLRQAEQMGRDHQIQVHTQLRIAHDAAGAMLETIKDRHIDLLLMGWKGNTSTPGRVFGNVVDTIIRQAACAVVLVRLNEAPTFNRWLVPMAGGPNAQQALKHLPALLTLGTLTSVRICQVFPTQPSIEDAVGLHQTVKKLSNDLETVVMARSLWNSSVADAITQLARQEHCDVMMLGASREGLLQQVLRGNVPEAIARDTNCTVILVRGAIT, encoded by the coding sequence ATGTGGATCATTTCCCTGCCTCACCAAATCCGCTATTTGTTGATTGGGCAAAAAAAGCTTGCCATCTTTGAAGCCTGTGTAATTGGGCTAGTCTCTGGACTTGCCGCAGTGTTGCTTAAGCATGGCATTGGTGCGGTCGGAGCTTGGCGAGTGCAGACATCGTACTTGGCTCCAGCCTGGTTAGTGCTGCCAGGAATAGGGCTGATGGGCGGATTATGCTCGGGCTGGCTCATTGCGCGGTTTGCACCAGAGGCAGCGGGAAGCGGCATTCCTCAGGTCAAGGCAATGCTGGGAAATGTGGCGATCGCCCTTAATCTGCGGGTGGCGATCGTCAAAATGGTTAGCGTCATTCTTGCAGTCGGTTCAGGATTAAATCTAGGACGACAAGGTCCAACGGTACAAATTGGCGCGGCGCTGGCAGCCCAACTCAGCCGTTGGATTCCCACCTCACCCGAATATCGGCGGCAGTTGATTGCAGCAGGAGCGGCGGCAGGGTTGGCGGCAGGGTTTAATGCGCCGATTGCCGGAGTGCTATTTGTGGTGGAAGAGTTTCTGCAAGATTTTTCGGGTTTGACTTTAGGGACAGCAATTTTAGCTTCATTTATTGGGGCAGTGGTATCTCGACTATTAGGCGGACAAGGGTTGAGCCTCAGTCAGGACATAGGCGATCGCTTCACCAGCTTTTCGCTGCAAGACGTGCCGTTTTTCTTAATTCTGGGGCTATTGGCAGGATTGCTAGGGGCACTGTTCTGTCAAGGAATTTTTGCCAGCATGACATTTAACCGCCACGTGCTAAAAGTTAGCCTGCCCTGGAAGATTGGTCTAGCGGGGTTACTTTCGGGCATGGTGGTGGCAGCGCTTCCTCCAGAGTTTCGAGATAACACAGCGTTGCAAGAGTCGCTGAGCATGGGAAATACGCTGTGGTACGTGACACTGCTGGCGTTTGGGGTTAAGTTTTTTTTGACGATGATTGCCGCTGGGTCAGGTGCGCCCGGCGGGTTGTTTGCTCCCTCCTTAATTTTGGGAGCAGCATTAGGACAGTCAGTCGGATTTATGGCATTGGCGTTAGAACAGTGGGTTGGCATCCCGTTAGGATTTCCGGCTGGAGTTAGCCCAACGACGACCTATGCATTGGCAGGAATGGGAGCATTTTTTAGTGCCGTGACGCGCGGTCCGATTACCGCGATCGTCATTGTCTTTGAAATTACTGCCGACTTTAATTTAGTGTTACCGCTGATGATTGGCTCAGTGGTTGCTTACTTAATTAGCGATCGCATTGCCCCCGGCTCAATCTACGGTCGGCTGCTGGCATGGAACGGCATTCATATTACGCAAGACTCAGCGATCAGTGATTCTTGGGCAGAGTTAACGGCGGCAGATTTAATGCAGCGTCGAGTCGAAACGCTCTCAAGCCACATGACCTTAACCGAGGCAGTGCAAGCTTTTTCGAGTTCTCATCATCGCGGCTTTCCCATCGTCGATGACGGTAAATTGATTGGCATTATTACGCAGACTGATTTGTCAGATTTATCACGTCGTCCCGCAATTAAGGATGGAGAAATCACGCTGGCAGACATTATGACTCCTCAGCCTGTAACAGTGAATTCTCAAGACCAGTTAACGCAAGTTTTATATTTGCTGAACCGTTTTAAACTCAGTCGTTTACCTGTAACAGAGGGACAAAAGCTTGTGGGAATTATCACGCGGGCTGACATTATTCGCGCTGAAGCAGACCAGCTTAATGCCGAAAACCAGTTTGGTTCTCCGTCTGAGCCCTCTTACGTGGTTTATCAAACCCGATCGCCTGCTACGGGTTCTGGGCGTATGCTGGTGCCGTTAAGTAACCCTCAAACCGCGCCAATGCTCATGAAAATGGCAATGGCGATCGCCAGCGATCGGAACTACGAGGTGGAATGTCTGCAAGTGATCACCATTCCAAGAGGAAGTTCCCCATCAGAAGCGATAGTTCGCACCACCAGTGGACGCAGGCTACTCCGCCAAGCCGAACAGATGGGACGCGACCATCAAATTCAGGTTCACACCCAACTCCGCATTGCCCACGATGCCGCAGGAGCGATGCTAGAGACCATTAAAGACCGACATATTGATTTACTGCTGATGGGTTGGAAGGGCAATACCAGCACTCCAGGTCGAGTATTTGGAAACGTGGTCGATACCATCATTCGGCAGGCAGCTTGTGCCGTTGTTTTAGTGAGGTTAAATGAAGCCCCAACCTTTAACCGTTGGCTCGTTCCTATGGCAGGCGGTCCGAATGCACAACAAGCGTTAAAACACCTGCCTGCCCTTTTGACTTTAGGAACCCTTACCAGCGTTCGCATTTGTCAAGTATTTCCAACCCAACCTTCTATAGAAGACGCAGTAGGACTTCATCAAACAGTCAAGAAGTTGTCCAATGACCTAGAAACAGTGGTGATGGCGCGATCGCTCTGGAATAGTTCGGTAGCAGACGCAATCACGCAACTAGCTCGACAAGAGCACTGTGATGTGATGATGTTAGGAGCCAGCCGAGAAGGATTATTGCAGCAGGTTTTGCGAGGAAATGTGCCAGAAGCGATCGCCCGTGACACTAACTGCACAGTGATTTTAGTACGAGGCGCAATTACCTGA
- a CDS encoding SWIM zinc finger family protein: protein MNSYESQPNREWWAQRWIDVLESFGWIRRLERARIYAREGNVLNIDFHDNAQVSALVQGTAPEPYQVSLSLDSFDDEQWQYVIESMAERAIFSAKLLAGEMPQNIEEVFTANGLSLFPLTKFDIHSQCSCPDQANPCKHIGAVYYLLGDRFSEDPFVLFQLRGRAKEQIITALRQLRSTPIEEIAETPQSAPLDLQKFWQYNQPLDSSLVVITPPPSSETVLDLLGAIPLKSEASAVSANQAAVAAQLALDYLQTIYAQVSQQAVLAAMTTGSRQE from the coding sequence ATGAATTCCTACGAATCCCAACCCAACCGCGAATGGTGGGCACAACGCTGGATTGATGTCTTAGAATCGTTCGGTTGGATTCGGCGGCTAGAACGCGCCCGCATTTATGCCCGCGAGGGGAACGTTCTCAACATTGACTTTCATGACAATGCTCAGGTTTCTGCGCTCGTTCAAGGCACTGCCCCAGAGCCTTACCAGGTCTCTCTATCCCTTGACTCGTTCGATGATGAGCAATGGCAGTACGTGATTGAGTCGATGGCAGAGCGGGCGATTTTTTCGGCAAAGCTGCTGGCTGGAGAAATGCCGCAAAATATCGAGGAAGTCTTCACGGCTAATGGCTTAAGCCTGTTCCCGTTGACCAAGTTTGATATTCATAGCCAATGTTCTTGCCCTGATCAGGCAAATCCTTGTAAGCACATTGGCGCAGTTTATTACCTCTTGGGCGATCGCTTCAGCGAAGATCCTTTCGTGTTATTTCAACTGCGAGGACGTGCCAAAGAACAAATTATTACTGCCTTGCGTCAGTTGCGTAGTACTCCGATCGAGGAAATTGCTGAAACGCCTCAGTCTGCGCCCCTCGATCTACAAAAATTTTGGCAATACAACCAGCCGCTAGACTCCTCTCTCGTCGTTATTACGCCTCCTCCTAGCAGTGAGACAGTTTTGGATTTATTAGGCGCTATTCCACTGAAATCAGAAGCGTCGGCGGTTTCGGCAAATCAGGCAGCCGTTGCAGCGCAGCTAGCATTGGACTATTTGCAGACTATTTATGCCCAAGTGAGTCAGCAAGCGGTTCTAGCCGCAATGACGACAGGCAGTCGGCAAGAATGA
- the tsaE gene encoding tRNA (adenosine(37)-N6)-threonylcarbamoyltransferase complex ATPase subunit type 1 TsaE, producing the protein MISFLLADERATRNLGIALGRSLLPGSILLLEGDLGSGKTTLVQGIGAGLGITEPISSPTFILLNEYPEGRIPLYHLDLYRLQPSEVEALYLESYWDGTEFPLGIVAIEWAERLRHLPLNYWNIHLTWVEAGGRQVIIKAMGDIAQAQLMQFRSSLKLATELEIDALDS; encoded by the coding sequence ATGATTTCTTTTTTACTGGCTGATGAGAGAGCTACTCGTAACTTAGGAATTGCTTTAGGGCGATCGCTCCTTCCTGGTTCCATCTTGTTACTAGAAGGCGATTTAGGCAGCGGTAAAACAACCTTGGTGCAGGGCATTGGCGCAGGGCTAGGAATTACCGAACCAATTAGTAGCCCCACCTTTATTTTGCTAAACGAGTATCCTGAAGGTCGCATTCCGCTCTATCACCTTGACTTGTACCGATTGCAGCCGTCAGAAGTAGAGGCATTGTATTTGGAAAGTTACTGGGATGGCACAGAGTTTCCCCTAGGAATTGTGGCGATCGAGTGGGCAGAACGGTTGAGACATTTGCCGTTAAATTACTGGAACATTCACTTGACCTGGGTTGAGGCTGGCGGCAGGCAGGTCATCATCAAGGCGATGGGAGACATTGCTCAAGCGCAGTTAATGCAGTTCAGGAGTTCGCTGAAGCTGGCTACAGAATTAGAAATAGACGCGCTAGATAGCTGA
- a CDS encoding J domain-containing protein, protein MSQAKQPLTYYDLLGLHPSASVQQIRRAYRERSKLYHPDTTVLQAAIATAKFHELNEAYGTLSSPDRRSQYDRKIGYSRVPFVQPLPNLYDPPTPRTSKPYRSSAYLDPSDRPLSPGEIFALFIMGATLIGCLLLVLIVGVARGEIAL, encoded by the coding sequence ATGTCACAGGCAAAGCAACCCCTCACCTATTACGACCTTTTGGGCTTACATCCCTCTGCATCAGTGCAGCAAATTCGTCGGGCATATCGAGAACGGAGCAAGCTTTATCATCCCGATACAACAGTGCTACAAGCCGCGATCGCGACTGCCAAGTTCCACGAACTGAACGAAGCCTACGGAACCCTCAGCAGCCCCGATCGCCGCAGTCAGTACGATCGCAAAATTGGCTATTCGCGCGTTCCCTTCGTTCAACCGTTGCCTAATCTTTACGACCCTCCCACTCCTCGGACTAGCAAGCCCTATCGCTCTTCGGCATATCTTGATCCAAGCGATCGCCCTCTCTCTCCTGGAGAAATATTTGCCCTATTTATCATGGGCGCAACGTTGATCGGATGCCTTCTCCTAGTGTTAATCGTGGGCGTGGCGCGTGGAGAAATAGCCTTGTGA
- the smpB gene encoding SsrA-binding protein SmpB: MSDDDGFKIVADNRQARFLYEILETYEAGVELRGTEVKSIRHGKANLRDGYALIRKGEAWLHNVHISPHQTASQVFNHEPLRTRKLLLHSKEISKLVSQVDQQGLTVVPLKMYLKRGWVKLTIALVRGKKLHDKREDLKRKQETREIQRVMKNN; this comes from the coding sequence ATGAGCGATGACGACGGATTCAAAATAGTGGCGGACAACCGTCAAGCCCGATTTCTTTACGAAATCCTCGAAACCTACGAAGCCGGAGTCGAACTCCGAGGCACTGAGGTCAAATCAATTCGTCATGGCAAAGCAAACCTGCGCGATGGCTACGCCCTCATTCGCAAGGGCGAGGCATGGCTTCATAATGTCCATATCTCTCCTCACCAAACTGCCAGCCAAGTTTTTAACCACGAGCCCCTCCGTACCCGCAAACTTCTCTTACATAGCAAAGAAATCAGCAAGCTAGTCAGCCAGGTAGATCAGCAAGGACTCACCGTCGTGCCGCTCAAAATGTACCTTAAACGCGGCTGGGTTAAACTCACGATCGCCCTAGTTCGAGGCAAAAAACTTCATGACAAACGAGAAGACCTGAAGCGCAAACAAGAAACCCGAGAAATTCAGCGTGTTATGAAAAATAACTAG